The following coding sequences lie in one Treponema socranskii subsp. buccale genomic window:
- a CDS encoding polyprenyl synthetase family protein yields the protein MDSVFSSRLARIETSLENALASDAAWKFASFGSLSSGVRDTHIDCLTEPCKNLIALGGKRWRPLLLVLCAEHARAFYGSRSLLTEDETYSLAPLVEFVHTASLIHDDIEDSSDMRRGKPAAHIAYGIDAALNAASWLYFEAPVCIDRLTASPEVKAKLYALYANEVRRLHLGQAADILWHKNRELFPSIEEYSAMVQNKTGTLASLAAKAGTFAGGGSDEEIERAGKTAAEIGEAFQILDDVQNLTTGNPGKKRGDDIVEGKKSLPVLLHIESHPEDKARIARFFAEAHDGGIDSPAVEACISLIERSGAVEKAFEKGKTLVKEKSAELASLYGASGEDTTPQPIIDLFASMIKKQEADYVREKMHA from the coding sequence CTCTTTCGGCTCTCTTTCAAGCGGCGTTCGGGACACACACATCGATTGCCTTACGGAACCGTGCAAAAACCTCATCGCGCTCGGAGGAAAACGCTGGCGGCCGCTTTTGCTCGTGCTGTGTGCCGAACACGCGCGCGCTTTTTACGGCAGCCGCTCTCTCCTCACCGAAGACGAAACGTATTCGCTTGCGCCGCTCGTCGAATTCGTGCATACGGCAAGCCTCATCCACGACGATATCGAAGACTCGTCCGATATGCGGCGCGGAAAGCCCGCAGCGCACATCGCCTACGGTATCGACGCCGCGCTCAATGCCGCTTCATGGCTCTATTTCGAAGCGCCCGTGTGTATCGACCGCCTCACAGCTTCCCCCGAAGTAAAGGCGAAACTCTACGCGCTTTATGCGAACGAAGTGCGCCGCCTCCATCTCGGACAGGCAGCCGATATTTTGTGGCACAAAAATCGGGAGCTTTTTCCGTCGATCGAAGAGTATTCGGCGATGGTGCAAAATAAAACGGGAACGCTCGCATCTCTCGCGGCAAAAGCGGGCACATTTGCGGGCGGCGGAAGCGATGAAGAGATCGAACGTGCCGGAAAGACGGCCGCCGAAATCGGAGAGGCTTTTCAAATACTCGACGACGTACAAAATCTCACTACGGGAAACCCCGGTAAAAAAAGAGGCGACGACATCGTCGAAGGGAAAAAAAGTCTGCCGGTGCTGCTGCACATAGAATCGCACCCCGAAGATAAAGCGCGCATCGCACGATTTTTTGCCGAAGCGCATGACGGCGGCATCGATTCGCCTGCGGTCGAAGCGTGCATTTCGCTCATCGAACGAAGCGGCGCCGTCGAAAAGGCGTTTGAAAAAGGGAAAACGCTTGTCAAGGAAAAGAGCGCCGAACTTGCTTCGCTTTACGGCGCATCGGGCGAAGATACAACGCCGCAGCCGATCATCGATTTATTCGCTTCAATGATAAAAAAACAGGAAGCGGATTATGTACGGGAGAAAATGCATGCTTAA
- a CDS encoding tetratricopeptide repeat protein — protein MLNETAEKLNNQAIILASHGDYTEAIACFVRALTIENDNSLLWFNLGITYRDAGNLENARGALTKAYAQNYTDEEIVEALSLVCFGLGDFAAALYYCEEGLAYNPENPHLWNTLGVICFNRQMLTAACDAFEHAVALNPYYYDALFNLRDTYKELGNENGAKECSRRMKEIEKHGVPK, from the coding sequence ATGCTTAATGAAACGGCGGAAAAGCTCAACAATCAGGCGATCATCCTCGCTTCGCACGGAGACTACACCGAAGCGATCGCATGCTTTGTGCGCGCACTCACGATAGAAAACGACAATTCACTTTTGTGGTTCAACCTCGGCATCACGTACCGCGACGCGGGCAATTTGGAAAATGCACGCGGCGCGCTTACAAAAGCCTATGCGCAAAACTATACCGACGAAGAAATCGTCGAAGCGCTTTCACTCGTGTGCTTCGGACTCGGCGATTTTGCCGCCGCGCTCTATTATTGCGAAGAGGGACTTGCGTACAATCCGGAAAATCCGCATCTGTGGAATACGCTCGGCGTCATCTGCTTTAACCGGCAAATGCTTACCGCAGCCTGCGACGCGTTCGAACACGCAGTCGCGCTCAATCCCTATTATTACGACGCGCTTTTCAATCTCCGCGACACGTACAAAGAACTCGGAAACGAAAACGGCGCAAAAGAATGCTCAAGACGTATGAAAGAAATCGAAAAACACGGAGTACCGAAATGA
- a CDS encoding SoxR reducing system RseC family protein, whose protein sequence is MNTEYIVTSADSNTVTVTPAENGSACATCHANCKSCALHITVANTKRFDVKPGQKVRIGLSAKDEVRQSFLSLALPVLAAVLGFFAASPIAALFNIPATEQLRALCVLVFLFAAGFSVMLFAKKRRNPEKLDIAAVYR, encoded by the coding sequence ATGAACACGGAATACATCGTCACCTCAGCGGATTCGAATACCGTTACCGTAACGCCTGCGGAAAACGGCAGCGCGTGCGCAACCTGTCACGCAAACTGCAAATCGTGCGCACTGCACATCACTGTGGCAAACACAAAACGATTCGACGTAAAGCCCGGTCAAAAAGTTCGTATCGGACTGTCCGCAAAAGACGAAGTTCGGCAGAGCTTTTTGTCGCTCGCCCTTCCCGTACTTGCCGCCGTTTTGGGGTTTTTCGCCGCATCCCCGATCGCGGCCCTTTTCAATATACCTGCAACCGAACAGCTGCGCGCTCTTTGCGTACTCGTTTTCCTTTTTGCCGCCGGTTTTTCCGTCATGCTTTTCGCAAAAAAAAGACGGAACCCCGAAAAGCTCGACATCGCGGCCGTGTATCGATAA
- a CDS encoding protein-glutamate methylesterase/protein-glutamine glutaminase encodes MDDIEVLICDDSALIRNLATRIVDGIEGLHVAATAMNGQFAVDKIPLVKPDVIILDIEMPVMDGVEFLKERKKRGWDIPVVILSSLATEGAAVTMECLELGASDFITKPGGTVSTDLTAISEHLIELIASYGCAYARSHGKDTHEPDYFLHQLKMREAERFVAEKKGIDASKNPAIAPALWNAEKNKEPAVIVPIREGGRIEVVAIGISTGGPNALRDIFKDIDVHFPLPILVVQHMPAGFTAEFANSLDRICPLDVTEAKDGDLILPAHVYIAPGNYHIYVARQGTDFVIKLSQDPLRNGHRPSADYLFESVAKVYQNHALGVIMTGMGRDGAAQLAEMRKQGAWTIGQDEASSIVYGMPKVAWELGAVQEQVPLERMAEKINELVRAHLK; translated from the coding sequence ATGGACGACATCGAAGTACTTATTTGCGATGATTCCGCGTTGATACGCAATTTAGCGACGCGCATCGTTGATGGAATCGAAGGTTTGCACGTTGCGGCGACGGCGATGAACGGACAGTTTGCCGTCGATAAAATTCCGCTCGTAAAACCTGATGTAATTATTCTCGACATAGAAATGCCGGTGATGGACGGCGTCGAATTTTTAAAAGAGCGCAAAAAACGCGGCTGGGATATCCCTGTTGTCATTTTGTCGAGCCTTGCAACGGAGGGAGCGGCCGTCACGATGGAATGCCTCGAACTCGGTGCAAGCGATTTTATCACAAAGCCCGGCGGAACCGTTTCGACGGATTTGACGGCGATTTCCGAACACCTCATAGAACTGATCGCTTCTTACGGCTGCGCATACGCGCGCTCTCACGGAAAAGATACGCACGAGCCCGATTATTTTTTGCATCAGCTGAAGATGCGTGAAGCCGAGCGGTTCGTCGCCGAAAAAAAAGGTATCGACGCTTCGAAAAATCCTGCGATTGCGCCCGCGCTGTGGAATGCGGAAAAAAACAAGGAACCCGCCGTCATTGTGCCGATTCGCGAAGGCGGCCGTATCGAAGTCGTTGCGATCGGGATTTCCACGGGAGGCCCGAATGCGCTCCGCGATATTTTTAAAGACATCGATGTGCACTTTCCGCTGCCGATCCTCGTCGTGCAGCATATGCCGGCGGGCTTTACCGCCGAATTCGCAAACAGTCTCGACCGAATTTGTCCGCTCGACGTTACGGAAGCGAAAGACGGAGATCTTATTTTGCCTGCCCACGTCTACATCGCGCCGGGCAATTATCATATCTATGTCGCACGTCAGGGAACGGACTTTGTTATTAAGCTTTCGCAGGATCCGCTGAGAAACGGGCATCGTCCTTCCGCCGATTACCTTTTCGAATCGGTTGCGAAGGTTTACCAAAATCATGCGCTCGGCGTGATCATGACGGGTATGGGAAGAGACGGAGCTGCGCAGCTTGCCGAAATGCGCAAACAGGGTGCGTGGACGATCGGTCAGGACGAAGCGTCGTCGATCGTATACGGTATGCCGAAAGTCGCATGGGAATTGGGGGCGGTACAGGAACAAGTGCCGCTCGAGCGCATGGCCGAAAAAATAAACGAACTCGTTCGCGCGCATTTGAAGTGA
- a CDS encoding CheR family methyltransferase has protein sequence MPDLLSDAEFEMFRKVIYDESGITFSGTNRSVLDSRIRELLRQKKLDSVAKYYTLILQNKEEMKEMLDSVTTNLTHFFRTQPHFDALINYVVPHLIDYKKQHGSDVIRVWSAGCSTGEEPYTIAMILKTILPPPFTFKITASDISLKSLMVGRLGFYADNRMDGVPADYLAKYFTKSSGGYQVNRDIMDTINFDYHNLSHDSGKRDFDIVFCRNVLIYFDEAAQAAVIKRFWDAMAPHSYLFIGHSESLFGMKTKFEFLKTDWACLYQKME, from the coding sequence ATGCCGGATCTATTGAGCGATGCGGAATTTGAAATGTTTCGTAAGGTTATCTACGACGAAAGCGGTATTACATTTTCAGGGACGAATCGTTCCGTTTTGGACAGCCGCATCAGAGAACTTTTACGGCAAAAAAAACTCGATTCCGTAGCAAAATATTATACGCTGATTTTACAGAACAAAGAAGAGATGAAAGAGATGCTCGATTCGGTAACGACGAATCTGACGCATTTTTTTCGGACTCAGCCTCATTTCGATGCGCTTATCAATTATGTCGTACCGCATCTCATCGATTATAAAAAGCAGCACGGATCCGATGTGATACGCGTGTGGAGTGCGGGCTGCTCGACGGGCGAAGAACCGTATACGATCGCCATGATTTTAAAAACGATTTTACCTCCTCCATTCACGTTTAAAATTACCGCGTCCGATATTTCTCTCAAGTCGCTCATGGTGGGACGGCTCGGATTTTATGCGGACAACCGTATGGACGGCGTGCCGGCCGACTACCTTGCAAAGTATTTTACAAAATCGTCGGGCGGATACCAAGTCAATCGAGACATCATGGACACGATCAATTTCGACTATCACAATCTCAGTCACGATTCGGGCAAACGCGATTTCGATATCGTATTCTGCCGTAATGTGCTCATTTATTTCGATGAAGCGGCGCAGGCGGCGGTCATCAAGCGATTTTGGGACGCGATGGCGCCGCATTCGTATCTTTTTATCGGGCATTCGGAATCGCTTTTCGGTATGAAAACGAAGTTTGAATTTTTAAAAACCGACTGGGCGTGCTTGTACCAAAAAATGGAATAA
- a CDS encoding RsmE family RNA methyltransferase: MNICLFTADEINNPLPLCDERARHIVKILHKKTGDTFSAGVIGGMAGKALITDISSGTEGGAIRFSFTPETDGKPLSPLTLIVGFPRPIQLKRLLRDVAGLGASHIFLTGTELGEKSYMHSSLVERGAAYKMLLDGSAQAGSTHVPCLSLHKTLAECIAAADKESAIKIALDNVNALLSLTAFLSKKKGEKLFPCPVIAAIGSERGWTDAERARFENCGYTRCSMGERILRTETATTTAASIILAAMGILG, translated from the coding sequence ATGAATATCTGTCTTTTTACCGCCGACGAAATCAATAATCCGCTTCCGCTTTGCGACGAACGCGCGCGGCATATCGTAAAGATCCTTCACAAAAAAACGGGCGACACATTCAGCGCCGGCGTCATCGGCGGAATGGCGGGAAAAGCTTTGATTACGGATATAAGCTCCGGAACGGAAGGAGGCGCCATACGATTTTCGTTTACGCCCGAAACGGACGGAAAGCCCCTTTCGCCTCTTACGCTCATCGTCGGCTTTCCGCGCCCTATCCAGCTCAAGCGTCTTTTGCGCGACGTCGCGGGTCTCGGCGCTTCGCACATTTTTTTGACGGGAACGGAGCTCGGTGAAAAATCCTATATGCACTCGTCACTCGTCGAGCGGGGAGCGGCGTATAAAATGCTCCTCGACGGAAGCGCTCAGGCGGGAAGCACTCACGTGCCTTGCCTCTCGCTGCATAAAACGCTTGCCGAATGTATTGCCGCCGCGGATAAAGAGAGTGCGATTAAAATTGCGCTCGATAATGTAAACGCGCTTCTTTCGCTTACGGCCTTTCTTTCGAAAAAGAAGGGTGAAAAACTTTTTCCGTGTCCCGTTATCGCGGCAATCGGAAGCGAGCGGGGATGGACGGATGCCGAGCGCGCGCGTTTCGAAAACTGCGGTTATACGCGCTGTTCGATGGGCGAGCGGATTTTACGCACGGAAACCGCGACGACGACCGCAGCTTCGATCATTTTGGCGGCAATGGGAATATTGGGATAG
- a CDS encoding ABC transporter permease — MWELLSQIFPYVIAYTIPMLVTSLGGLYSERSGVTNLGLEGLMLSGYFGSAFVIKLTENVLPHGAYTALGLAAGVLCGILVASLHAFASINLKADQTISGTAINMLAAALTVYVARLVTGSGNIPIVMGIVRDDIPFLSKIPVLGALFFSRSYWSTWLVLAVWGFSFWLLYSTSFGLRLRACGEHPSAVESAGVNVHRMRWFGVLASGALSGLGGGVMLVTYSGEFNGSVAGLGFLSIAALIFGQWKPLGILGATFFFGFFTTLANVSQAIPALNVVPTVIFKVFPYIVTLVALVFSSKHMSAPAADGIPY; from the coding sequence ATGTGGGAACTTTTATCGCAGATTTTTCCGTACGTCATCGCATATACGATTCCCATGCTCGTCACGAGCTTGGGCGGGCTCTACAGCGAACGTTCCGGCGTTACGAACTTGGGGCTTGAAGGACTCATGCTTTCAGGTTATTTCGGAAGCGCATTCGTCATCAAACTCACCGAAAACGTATTGCCGCACGGCGCGTATACCGCCCTCGGTTTGGCGGCGGGAGTGCTGTGCGGCATACTCGTCGCGTCGCTTCACGCGTTCGCATCGATCAATCTGAAAGCCGATCAGACGATTTCCGGAACGGCGATCAATATGCTTGCGGCCGCTCTCACCGTGTACGTCGCGCGCCTCGTCACCGGAAGCGGCAATATTCCTATCGTCATGGGCATCGTGCGCGACGACATTCCGTTTCTTTCAAAGATTCCCGTACTCGGCGCGCTGTTTTTTTCGCGCTCGTACTGGTCGACGTGGCTCGTGCTTGCTGTTTGGGGATTTTCGTTTTGGCTTTTATACAGCACGTCCTTCGGTTTGCGTCTGCGCGCCTGCGGCGAACATCCGTCGGCGGTAGAAAGCGCAGGCGTCAACGTGCACAGGATGCGCTGGTTCGGAGTGCTCGCAAGCGGTGCGCTTTCGGGACTCGGCGGCGGCGTTATGCTCGTCACGTACAGCGGCGAGTTCAACGGCAGCGTCGCAGGTCTCGGCTTTTTGTCGATCGCGGCGCTCATCTTCGGGCAGTGGAAGCCGCTCGGTATTTTAGGCGCGACATTCTTTTTCGGATTTTTTACGACGCTTGCAAACGTGTCGCAGGCGATCCCCGCGCTCAACGTCGTGCCGACGGTCATCTTCAAAGTGTTCCCGTACATCGTCACGCTCGTAGCTCTCGTCTTTTCATCGAAGCACATGTCCGCACCTGCAGCCGACGGAATTCCGTATTGA
- a CDS encoding ABC transporter permease → MKHGATHIEKREKAQKRKGEKNEERKSGPFLIALSAVVLGLVAGGILMAVIGENPLEAYLYMFRGSLMNSERVGNMIAVSTTLFFTGLAFAFAYKTGLFNIGCSGQMLAGGIVATIAAHYLFLPRPLYLIALILCAVLGGALWAAIPGFFKAKFNVHEVVSTIMMNWIAYWSVYYYIPAYLKGPSLETESSAIAVTQSLRTPWLTNLFAGSTYINLSVFIAIIALAAVQFCLSKTTLGFSLKAVGANKSCAEYAGISVNSSIVLSMMISGALAGLAGLSYYTGYSLNMQIGVMPSQGFDGIAVALLGASTPVGVLLASIFFGILQSGKGFMNAMTSVPPEIADTIISVIIYFTATSILFERLWNGVFRAMRGKRKANSNNADSAQRAAQGGR, encoded by the coding sequence ATGAAGCACGGGGCAACGCATATCGAAAAACGTGAAAAAGCACAAAAACGGAAGGGTGAAAAAAACGAAGAACGTAAAAGCGGACCGTTTTTAATTGCGCTGAGCGCCGTCGTGCTCGGTCTTGTTGCAGGCGGCATTCTCATGGCGGTTATCGGAGAAAATCCGCTCGAAGCGTATCTCTATATGTTCCGCGGCAGCCTTATGAATTCGGAGCGCGTCGGAAACATGATCGCCGTTTCGACGACGCTGTTTTTTACCGGACTCGCATTTGCGTTCGCGTATAAAACGGGCTTGTTCAATATCGGCTGTTCCGGGCAAATGCTCGCAGGCGGTATAGTCGCGACGATAGCCGCGCATTATCTCTTTTTGCCGCGTCCGCTCTATCTCATTGCATTGATCCTGTGCGCAGTGCTCGGCGGCGCGCTGTGGGCTGCGATCCCCGGTTTTTTTAAAGCGAAATTCAACGTGCATGAAGTCGTATCGACGATTATGATGAATTGGATCGCTTATTGGAGCGTGTATTATTATATTCCCGCATATCTCAAAGGGCCGTCGCTTGAAACGGAAAGTTCCGCAATCGCCGTAACGCAGTCGCTCCGTACTCCGTGGCTTACGAATCTCTTTGCCGGTTCCACGTACATCAATTTAAGCGTTTTTATCGCTATCATCGCCCTCGCCGCCGTGCAGTTTTGCTTGAGTAAAACGACGCTCGGTTTCAGTTTAAAAGCCGTCGGCGCAAATAAAAGCTGCGCGGAATATGCGGGTATCAGCGTCAATTCGAGCATCGTTTTGTCCATGATGATTTCGGGTGCGCTTGCAGGACTGGCCGGTCTTTCCTACTACACGGGCTATTCGCTCAATATGCAAATCGGCGTCATGCCGTCACAAGGCTTCGACGGCATAGCGGTCGCCTTACTCGGCGCTTCGACGCCCGTCGGTGTTTTGCTCGCGTCGATATTTTTCGGCATACTGCAGTCGGGCAAAGGATTTATGAACGCGATGACATCCGTTCCGCCTGAAATCGCCGACACGATCATATCCGTCATCATCTACTTTACCGCGACGAGCATTTTGTTCGAACGGCTGTGGAACGGCGTTTTCCGTGCCATGCGCGGAAAGCGGAAAGCAAATAGTAACAATGCCGATAGCGCGCAGCGTGCGGCGCAGGGAGGCCGCTGA
- a CDS encoding ABC transporter ATP-binding protein: MDGDNYVIEMLHIRKEFPGIVANDDITLQVKDGEIHAILGENGAGKSTLMSILFGLYHADDGTIKVHGKEEAIKNPNDATRFGISMVHQHFQLVRNFTVTENIILGNEGAFVLRRREASKKIKALSEKYGLNIDPDMKIEDISVGMQQRVEILKMLYRDAKILIFDEPTAVLTPQEIDDLMQIMKNLAKEGKSIILITHKLNEIKTVADRCTIIRRGKMIGVVDVASTSMQDMAAKMVGRPVNFKVDKAPSHPGRAILEIKNLSVMNAKNVAGVKNFSLSVHEGEIVGLAGVDGNGQSELVEAITGLTPIAGGSIFIDGEDASAFTIRERNESGIAHIPEDRQKRGIIPTESIAENIAVKDFYRWPFSKRGILDDKYINSYAEDVVNNFDVRSGEGIKSPAGKLSGGNQQKLIIGRELSVKPKLLIAVQPTRGLDVGAIEYIHKQIVAQRDKGNAVLLVSLELDEVFNLSDKIAVISGGELIDIVKTQETNEHAVGLMMAGVKHGGAQR; encoded by the coding sequence ATGGACGGCGATAATTACGTAATCGAAATGCTTCACATCAGAAAGGAATTCCCCGGCATCGTTGCAAACGACGATATCACGCTGCAGGTAAAAGACGGTGAAATCCACGCGATACTCGGCGAAAACGGAGCGGGCAAATCGACGCTCATGAGCATTTTGTTCGGGCTCTATCACGCCGACGACGGTACGATAAAAGTACACGGTAAAGAAGAGGCGATCAAAAATCCGAACGATGCGACGAGATTCGGCATCAGCATGGTGCATCAGCATTTTCAGCTTGTGCGCAATTTTACCGTCACCGAAAATATCATCCTCGGAAACGAAGGCGCTTTCGTGCTGCGCCGGAGGGAAGCGTCGAAAAAAATTAAAGCGCTGAGCGAAAAATACGGACTCAACATCGACCCCGATATGAAGATCGAAGACATTTCCGTCGGTATGCAGCAACGCGTCGAAATACTTAAAATGCTCTACCGCGATGCGAAGATATTGATCTTCGACGAACCGACGGCAGTGCTCACGCCGCAGGAGATCGACGATCTCATGCAGATTATGAAAAATCTCGCCAAAGAAGGCAAATCGATTATCCTCATCACGCATAAGCTCAACGAAATAAAGACGGTCGCCGACCGGTGTACGATTATCCGGCGCGGCAAAATGATCGGCGTCGTCGATGTCGCATCGACGAGTATGCAGGACATGGCGGCGAAGATGGTCGGTCGTCCGGTAAATTTTAAAGTCGATAAAGCGCCGTCGCATCCGGGGCGTGCGATCCTTGAGATTAAAAATCTTTCCGTCATGAATGCGAAAAACGTCGCCGGTGTCAAAAACTTTTCGCTTTCGGTACACGAAGGCGAAATCGTCGGGCTTGCCGGCGTCGACGGAAACGGGCAGAGCGAACTCGTCGAAGCGATCACGGGTTTGACGCCGATCGCAGGCGGTTCGATTTTTATCGACGGGGAAGACGCAAGCGCTTTTACAATTCGCGAGCGCAACGAAAGCGGCATCGCGCATATTCCGGAAGACCGGCAAAAGCGCGGTATCATCCCGACCGAATCGATTGCGGAAAATATCGCCGTCAAAGATTTTTACCGCTGGCCTTTCAGCAAGCGGGGCATCCTCGACGACAAATATATCAATTCATACGCCGAAGACGTCGTCAATAATTTTGACGTTCGCTCGGGTGAGGGGATAAAATCGCCTGCGGGAAAACTTTCCGGCGGAAACCAGCAAAAGCTCATCATCGGCCGCGAGCTTTCCGTTAAACCGAAACTGCTCATCGCCGTTCAGCCGACGCGCGGACTCGATGTCGGTGCGATCGAATATATTCACAAACAGATCGTCGCTCAGCGTGACAAGGGAAACGCCGTGCTGCTCGTTTCGCTCGAACTCGACGAAGTGTTCAATTTGTCCGATAAAATCGCCGTTATAAGCGGCGGTGAACTTATCGATATCGTAAAAACACAGGAGACGAACGAACACGCGGTCGGTCTTATGATGGCGGGCGTCAAACACGGAGGAGCGCAGCGATGA
- a CDS encoding leucine-rich repeat domain-containing protein: MKHTIRTFFTFALALALFGITACKGPSDNNSGGTDEGVRPWTAELTLSSDKLGIKVTVTTDDGTPVTVEGCTETELKSGIETDLNANGTTVKLTGKITKLSCGSNKLTGLNVQGGKTALKDLRCDDNKLAALDMHGCTDLTGLSCDGNEQLISLNVQGCTALTNLSCQNNGLSSLDVQGCTALTSLSCQNNGLSSLDVHGCTDLGSLRCDENKLTSLNVQGCTALFWLGCAGSKLETLNVEGCTALSMLSCAKNKLTSLNVQGCTSLGFLDCYGNKLDAAAFTKILNALPVHAGGQCTLYTEQTGVTEGNCKDFTSATAPANLKAAFTKAKTEKKWTMKKYNGSGDSVEI, translated from the coding sequence ATGAAACACACGATAAGAACGTTTTTTACGTTCGCTTTGGCGCTGGCGCTGTTCGGCATAACCGCATGCAAAGGTCCGAGCGACAACAACAGCGGCGGTACGGACGAAGGCGTAAGGCCATGGACGGCTGAACTTACCCTCAGTTCCGATAAGCTTGGCATTAAAGTTACGGTCACAACCGACGACGGCACTCCCGTTACGGTAGAAGGCTGTACCGAAACGGAACTCAAAAGCGGTATCGAAACCGACCTGAACGCAAACGGCACGACGGTAAAGCTTACGGGGAAAATCACCAAGCTGTCCTGCGGCAGCAATAAGCTTACCGGACTTAACGTGCAAGGCGGTAAAACCGCTTTGAAAGATCTGCGCTGCGATGACAATAAGCTTGCCGCTCTCGACATGCATGGCTGTACCGATTTAACGGGTCTAAGCTGCGATGGAAATGAACAACTTATCTCCCTTAACGTACAAGGTTGTACCGCTTTGACAAATCTGTCCTGCCAAAACAATGGGCTTTCCTCTCTCGACGTGCAAGGTTGTACCGCTTTGACAAGTCTGTCCTGCCAAAACAATGGGCTTTCCTCTCTCGACGTGCATGGCTGCACCGATTTGGGAAGTCTGCGCTGCGATGAAAATAAGCTTACCTCTCTTAACGTGCAGGGCTGTACCGCTTTATTCTGGCTGGGCTGCGCCGGCAGCAAGCTTGAAACTCTTAACGTGGAGGGTTGTACCGCTTTGTCAATGCTGTCCTGTGCGAAAAATAAGCTTACTTCTCTCAACGTACAAGGCTGTACCTCTTTGGGATTTCTGGACTGTTACGGCAACAAGCTTGACGCAGCCGCATTTACAAAGATTTTGAACGCCTTACCTGTACATGCAGGCGGACAATGTACACTGTACACTGAACAAACCGGCGTTACCGAAGGCAATTGTAAAGACTTTACTTCAGCAACTGCCCCGGCGAATCTGAAAGCAGCCTTTACCAAGGCAAAAACCGAAAAGAAGTGGACGATGAAAAAGTATAATGGAAGCGGAGACTCGGTTGAAATTTAA
- a CDS encoding dicarboxylate/amino acid:cation symporter: MKLWLKYLIGALLGIALSFAVPSTSEAASSALAFITEVIVRFGRYIVVPLIFFTAMTAVNKLRESKMILKTGIWTAAVTVVSALLLTFIGLVAILAIRLPRIPITADKAAEAASLNINDLIRALFPSSAFETLINGTFLFPAFLFACFSGGACTGDQAAFRPIVTITDALSKLCYNIVTLFTEVLSIGMIAVMCSWAIQFRTVVTGGTFVPLILLLFGIFILVAGGIYPVLLHYICHDPHPYRVLYASLCSIITAFFSGDTNFVLPINMRAGKESLGIRRRINGIAYPLFSIFARGGAALIVTVGFVVIWRSYAYQRIPVSNILWIYCMSIGLSFLLGGLPSGGPFIALTVLCTLYGRGFETGYLLLRPVAPILCSFAAAFDVLSAMFGSYIVGVKTNMIEHHSVQHFI, translated from the coding sequence ATGAAACTTTGGCTCAAATATTTGATCGGAGCGCTGCTCGGTATCGCGCTTTCGTTTGCCGTGCCGTCGACTTCGGAAGCGGCGTCTTCCGCGCTCGCTTTTATTACGGAAGTGATCGTCAGATTCGGCAGGTATATCGTCGTGCCGCTTATTTTTTTTACCGCGATGACGGCGGTCAACAAACTGCGCGAATCGAAGATGATTTTAAAAACCGGCATATGGACGGCAGCCGTAACGGTCGTTTCGGCATTGCTTTTGACTTTTATCGGCCTTGTTGCGATTTTGGCGATCCGTCTGCCGCGCATTCCCATCACTGCGGATAAAGCCGCCGAAGCCGCTTCTCTCAACATAAACGATTTGATACGCGCGCTCTTTCCGTCGTCCGCTTTTGAAACGCTCATAAACGGTACGTTTTTGTTTCCCGCATTTTTGTTCGCGTGTTTTTCAGGCGGCGCGTGTACCGGCGATCAGGCGGCGTTTCGTCCGATCGTGACGATTACCGACGCGCTTTCAAAGCTCTGCTACAATATCGTAACGCTCTTTACCGAAGTCCTTTCGATCGGCATGATAGCCGTCATGTGCAGCTGGGCGATTCAGTTCCGCACGGTCGTCACAGGCGGCACTTTCGTTCCGCTCATCCTCCTCCTGTTCGGCATATTCATACTCGTCGCCGGAGGCATCTACCCCGTGCTCTTGCATTATATTTGTCACGATCCGCACCCGTACCGCGTGCTCTATGCGAGCCTCTGTTCGATCATTACCGCGTTTTTCAGCGGCGATACGAACTTCGTGCTGCCGATCAACATGAGAGCGGGTAAAGAAAGCCTCGGCATCAGGCGCAGAATCAACGGCATCGCGTATCCGCTCTTTTCGATTTTTGCGCGGGGAGGAGCGGCGCTCATCGTGACGGTCGGTTTCGTCGTCATCTGGCGGTCATACGCATATCAGAGAATTCCCGTAAGCAATATCCTGTGGATTTACTGCATGTCGATCGGTTTATCGTTTTTGCTCGGCGGACTTCCCTCCGGCGGCCCCTTTATCGCGCTTACGGTGCTGTGCACGCTTTACGGCCGCGGCTTTGAAACGGGCTATCTCCTTTTGCGCCCCGTCGCTCCGATCCTCTGTTCGTTTGCCGCAGCTTTCGACGTTTTAAGCGCGATGTTCGGAAGCTATATCGTCGGTGTGAAAACGAACATGATAGAGCATCATTCGGTACAGCATTTTATTTGA